Genomic DNA from Cyanobacteriota bacterium:
GCCCGCAGTCACGAAGTCGATTTGATTTTAATGGATGTTTCCTTGGCCCACAGTGTCTATCAAGGAAGGGCGATCGACGGGATTAGGATTACTCAGTTGCTCAAGGCCGACCCAGAAACGGCAACGTTGCCCATCATTCTAGTCACTGCCCACGCGATGCAGGGCGATCGAGAGAATTTCTTGAACCAGAGTGGAGCAGATGGATATATCTCTAAGCCCGTGGTTGACCATGAGCAGTTTGTTGACCAAATTCAAGCTATGATGCCGGGCTGATGCTGCTTGCCAAAGGGTAACTGTTTAGCGGTTAATGGTAATTAGTCATTTGTCCATACTATGGCTCGTTCGCTAGTGTTGGACAAATGACAGCAACCTGTTATTTTGATGTCTGCTAATCGTGACCAAACTTGTATCCCGCCCTGTATTTCCGTTTACTGCCATCGTAGGGCAGGAGGAAATGAAACTGGCTCTGTTGTTAAACGTCATTGATCCCAAAATTGGGGGAGTGATGATTATGGGTGATCGTGGAACGGGAAAATCAACCACGATCCGCGCCCTTGCTGACTTGCTGCCTGAAATTGATGTAGTAGCTGACGACCCTT
This window encodes:
- a CDS encoding magnesium chelatase ATPase subunit I codes for the protein MKLALLLNVIDPKIGGVMIMGDRGTGKSTTIRALADLLPEIDVVADDP
- a CDS encoding response regulator, coding for MKTVLIVEDDPINARVFSKILTKRGGYAVKHTEDVEEVLRIARSHEVDLILMDVSLAHSVYQGRAIDGIRITQLLKADPETATLPIILVTAHAMQGDRENFLNQSGADGYISKPVVDHEQFVDQIQAMMPG